The genomic DNA TTGAGCACGGACTGGCTGCAGGCAGTGCTGCCTTTATCCTGGGAACAGAAAATCCTCTGGCTGTGGTAGATAACTTTGTAGCTCTGGTTCAGGAAAATTTAGGCGAACGTTTTCGCAAAGCTGGCAGCGGTGAAATAAAAGATATTGGCGTTAAAACCTTTACCGGTGAGGCCTATCAAAAGTTGATAACAAAGGCGGTAACCGAACTTTTGGAAAAAGAAAATTTAAAGCCGGCTGATTACAATTATGCTGTATTTCACGAAATTGAAAGCCGCCTTCCCCTGAAAGCTGGCAAAAAACTTGGTTTTACTGACGAACAAATGCTACCAGGCCTGCTTTACGATAATACGGGTGATACCGGTGCTGCTTCTCCCTTTTTAAGTCTGGTGGCAGTTCTGGACCGGGCTAAACCGGGAGAAAAAGTAATTGTAGCTACTTATGGTTCCGGTGCCGGGGTGATAGCTTTTAGCCTGACAGTGAAAAAACCAGCAAATAGAGTGCCGGTTCGAGAAAAGCTTGCCTCCGGGAAAAAATATTTAAATTTTATTCAGTACCTCAGAGTTAAGAGATATTTATAAGGGGTGAAGCCATGGGTGCGCATATTTCCATCCCCATGTACCAGCGGGCGGTAAAACAGAGATACCGCCTGGTAGGTTTAAAATGCTCCAACTGCGGTCAAATAATTTTTCCGCCCAAGGCTGGCTGTAAATCCTGCGGGGCGCTGGATAATTTTACCGAAGTGCAATTAAGCGGGCGCGGCAAAATTTATTCCTATACCGTTATTGCTGGAGCGGGAGCGCCTCCGGAATTTTCCGAAGAAGCGGCATACCGGGGAGCTTATCCGGTGGTGCTGGTGGAATTGGAGGAAGGTCCCCGGATTATAGCTCAATTGACCGAACCGGTACCGGCAGAAATTAAAATTGGGATGCCGGTGGAGATGGTTTTAAGGCAAATTTACACGGAAGAAGACGTAATCCGCTATGGTTACAAGTTTAAAGTTCTTGAAGGAGAGAAATAAAGCTGGCAAAAGTAATTGCCGGCAGTGAAAAAAATAAGAGGGAGGTATCTTCTATGGAAGTTAAAAAAATTTGTGTTGTTGGGGCCGGAAACATGGGTCACCAAATTTCCTTAGCTGCTGCTCTTGCCGGCTACCAGGTAACCTGTACCGACATCAACGAAGAAATCCTGAACAAAGCCAAAAAATTTGTAGAAACCTATCTTCCTGAAAGAGTAGCCAAAGGAAAACTTACCGAGGAAGTAGCCAATCAAGCTAAAGCCAATTTAACCTTTACCACCAGTTTAGAAGAAGCTTGCAAGGATGCAGATTTTGTAATTGAAGCAGTTATTGAAAAGCTTGATGTTAAGCGGGAGTTATTTAAAAAGCTTGATGAACTAACTCCACCCCACGCAATCTTAGCAACCAACAGTTCTTATATAGTAAGTTCTAAAATCGCCGATGTGACCAAGCGGCCGGAAAAAGTTTTAAACATGCACTTCTTTAACCCGGCTTTGGTGATGAAGCTGGTAGAAGTAGTGAAAGGACCGCATGTAGGAGACGAAGCGGTAGAAGTTACCATGGACCTGGCCCGGAAGATGGGAAAAACCCCGGTTTTACTGCAGAAAGAAATTTACGGCTTTTTGGTCAACCGGATTTTAGCTGCTATTAAAGCTGAAGCTTTCTACTTATACGAAATCGGGATTGCGGATTATAAAGATATTGACATAGCCGTTGAGCTTGGCCTTGGCCACCCCATGGGGCCGTTTAGATTGATGGATTTAACTGGAATTGATTTAACTTATTATGTTGAGATGGAAAAATACCGGGAAACCCGGGATCCAAACATGAAACCGTCTCCCACAGTAGTGGAAAAATACGTGAAAGGTGAGTGGGGCCGAAAAGTGGGTAAAGGCTTTTATGACTACACCCAGGAAAAGAAATAAATTTATGGGGGAGATAACGTGGAATTTGAAAAAATTAAATTAGAAATTACCGATGGTTATGCGGTTTTATATTTAAATAATCCTCCGGTCAATGCCTTAGGGCAAAAAGTTTTAAAAGACATCCAAAAAGCTCTGCAGGAAATTGAGAAAAATCCCGAGATTCGGGCGGTAATAATTAGCGGGGAAGGAAGCAAGGTTTTCTGTGCCGGGGCAGATATCACGGAATTTGCTGATCGGGCTAAAGGGATTTTACCGGAAGTGGAAGGAAGTGTTCTTTTCCGGCAAATTGAGCTTTTCCCCAAGCCGGTGATTGCTGCGCTAAACGGTAGTTCTTACGGCGGCGGCACGGAACTTGCGATAAGCTGCCATTTGCGTATCTTAGCGGCAGAGGCATCAATGGCTTTAACCGAAGTTAAGCTTGGGATTATCCCTGGCTGGGGCGGAACTCAAAGGCTGCCGCGGCTTATCGGCAAAACAAAAGCTTTGGAAGTAATGCTCACCGGGGAGCCTATTACTGCTGAGGAAGCATTAAAATACGGTTTGGTAAATAAAGTGGTACCTAAAGACCAGGTACTGGCAGAAGCCCGGGCTTTAGCGGCGAAGCTTGCTAAGGGGGCTCCTATCGCTATGCGGGAAATTTTGCGAGCAGTAACCTTGGGCCTGGATACTACTATTGAAGAAGGTTTAAAAATAGAAAAAGAAGGATCCAAAATAGTGTTTAGCAGTGAAGATGCGGTAGAAGGAAGAACTGCTTTCTTTGAAAAACGGCCGCCGAATTTTAAAGGCCGCTAAAAGGGGAGGGGTAAAATGACGGATGCGGTGATTGTGGGGGCGGTACGGACCCCCATTGCCAAAGAAAAAGGAGCATTAAAAGACCTGCCGCCGGAGGTTTATGCGGCGGAGGTCATCAAAGAAGTAGTAAAGCGTAGTGGCTTAAAAGATCCTCTGGAAGTAGATGAAGTGATTTTTGGACACTGTCTGGGGGCAGTGGGCTGTATGGGACGGGTGGCCTGGTTAAAAGCGGGCTTGCCTTTGGAAGTTCCGGCAATTACGATAGACCGGCAGTGCGGCTCTGGTTCTACTACTGTAAATTTAGCGGCTTCTCTTATCTGGGGCGGGGTTGGCGAGCTTTATCTGGCCGGTGGAGTGGAAAGCATGACCCGCCAGCCTTACCTGATGGAAAGGCCTACTGAAGCCTTTCAGCGGACTGCTCCTGCCTGGATACCAAGAAGAACCTTAGCTCCAGCAGAAATAGGTGACCCTCCTATGGGAATTACGGCGGAAAATGTTGCGGAATGCTGGCAGATCAGCCGGGAAGAGCAGGATGAGTTTGCTTATTTAAGTCAGAAAAAAGCTGCTCGCGCATTAAAAGAAGGGCGGTTTAAGGAGCAAATTGTTCCAATTACGATTCCGCAAAAAAAAGGCGATCCTATAATTTTTGATCAGGATGAACATCCCAGGCCCAACACCACTATAGAAGCTTTAGCCAAACTTCCGCCAGCCTTTAAGCCCGGCGGCACCGTAACTGCTGGCAACTCTTCGGGGATAAATGACGGCGCCGCTGCTTTATTAATTGCCAGCCGGCAGAAAGCCGAAAAATTGGGGTTAAAGCCTATGGCCAGAATAGTAGGTCATGCGGCTGCCGGAGTTGATCCCAATATTATGGGGATTGGTCCGGTTCCTGCAGTGAAAAAAGTTTTAGCTAAAACCGGCTTAACTTTAAATGACATTGATGTTATTGAGCTAAATGAAGCCTTTGCTTCTCAGTCAATTGCCGTATGCCGGGAACTGGGCATTGACTGGCGGGATGAAGAAAAATTTAATCCCAATGGCGGAGCAATAGCTTTGGGCCACCCGATTGCGGCGTCGCTGGCTATCCTGGTGGTTAAAGCGGTTTATGAACTAAAACGCCGTCAGGGTAGATATGCTCTGATAACTGCTTGCTGCGGTGGAGGTCAGGGAGTAGCTACGATCATTGAAAATATCGGCGATTAAACACACCAAATAAAGCGGCCAAAGGAATTGGCCGCTTTTTTAAAAAAGTTAAGGAAGTGAGGAGCATGAACTTTGATTTAACGGAGGATTTACTGGCTATTAAGCGTTTAGCCCGGGAATTTGCCGAAAAAGAAGTAAAACCCACTGCTGATGCCGACGATAAAGCCCACCGCTTTCGCCGGGATCTCGTGCGCAAAATGGGGGAACTTGGTTTTTTGGGCTGCATTATTCCTGAGCAATACGGAGGAAATGGCTTAGGGTATCAGGCGGTGGCAATTTTATGTGAAGAAATAGCCCGGGTGCACAGTTCTCTTAGAATTATCTTTGCTGCCAATACTTTAGGTCCTGGAGTTACTATTTACCGTTACGGAACTGAAGAAGCGAAAAAGAAGTATTTACCCGGTCTTGTCAGTGGTGCTTTAATAGGATGTTTTGCTATTACTGAACCCAATGCTGGTTCTGACGTGGCTTCCATGACCACAAAAGCTACCCGTGATGGGGATTACTATATTTTAAACGGGAGCAAAATGTGGATATCACTGGCACCGGTAGCGGATATTGCCTTAGTTTATGCCTATACCGACCCATCCCGGAGGGCCAAAGGGATGTCGGCTTTTATTGTGGACTTAAACAGCGAAGGTATCACTATTGAACCCATTGAGGAAAAACTGGGAAACTGGGCGTCACCGGTGGGGGCGATTACTTTTGAAAATGTCCGGATTCCCGGTGAAAACTTATTAGGGCAGGAAGGGCAGGGTTTTAAAATTTGCATGCAGCAATTAGATGATACCAGGCTCGCTTCAGCCGCTGGGGCGGTTGGGGTAGCTCAGGCCTGCCTGGATGCTGCTGTTGAATATGCCAACACCCGGGAACAGTTCGGGCAAAAAGTTGGTCAGTTTCAGATGATTCAGGACTGGATTGCCCAGCTGGTGGTGGAGATTGAAGCGGCTCGACTTTTAACTTACCGGGCGGCTTTTCTAAAAGATAAAGGAGTACCCAGTACCCGGGAAACATCAATGGCAAAGCTTTTTGCCGGTGAAACCGCCAGCAAATGTGCCGATTATGCTTTAAGAATTTTTAGTGCCTACGGGTATTCGGAAGAGTATCCGGTAGCGCGCTATTTTCGCGATGCCAAGTACTACCAGATAGTGGAAGGAACCAGCAATATTCATAAGCTTATCTTAGCCCAGGATGCCCTGGGCTACCGTAAGGCTAACCGTAATTAAGATTGTTCGAGGGGGGGAAAGATGAGCGCTCAGGAAATTTTATTAGAAAAAAAAGAGGGTATTGCCACTATTACCTTAAACCGTCCTGAAAAAATGAATGCTTTTACGTTAGAAATGATTGACCGGTGGGTTAATTTTTTACAGGAATGCCAGCAGGATGACGCTGTAAAAGTTATTGTTTTAACCGGGAGCGGCAAAGCTTTTTGCACCGGTGGAGATTTAGAATTACTGGAAAAGACAGCCAAAAGCACTCCTCTTGCCAGTAAAAATTTTATCTGGAAGCATATTCAGAAAATACCGCTTTTATTATGGGAAGTAATCGATAAGCCGGTCATTGCGGCTATCAATGGTATGGCGGTGGGAGCCGGGCTTGATATGGCACTGATGTGTGATCTGCGTTTTGCTGCGGAATCGGCCCGCTTTTCCGAGGGATATATTAAGTTGGGCCTGGTTCCGGGGGATGGAGGAGCTTACTTCTTACCCCGTCTTATAGGTATTGCAAAAGCTTTGGAACTTCTCTGGACCGGGGATTTTATTGATGCCAGGGAGGCACATCAACTTGGACTGGTAAACCGGGTTTATCCTGATGATAAATTGCTGGAGGAGACGTATAAATTTGCCGAACGGCTGGTAAAAGGGCCGGAAGTGGCGATTAGAATGATAAAAAGAGCGGTTTATCAGGGGTTAGGGATGGATTTAAGAGCTGCTTTAGACTTAATTTCTTCTCATTTTGCTATAGCGCAGTTTACCGATGACCACCGGGAAGGTTTAAAAGCTATAAAGGAACGTCGGCCTCCGGTGTTTATGACAGAAGATAAGTAGATGAAGATAGAGGAATTAATGCCGGATGTAGAATCACCCAGATTTATGAGTGCACCAATCAGATTAAAATTTTTCGGATATTACGAAAATTAAAAAAATTATTTCATCAGGAGGGGTTTTATGGCTGCCGAAAATACCGCAATGCCCTGGCTAAAGCATTATGTGAAAGGGGTAAGACCGCACATCGACTATCCGGAAAAAACATTACCGGAACTTTTGTGGGAAACGATTGAAAAATATCCGGGAATTATCGCAACCATTTTTTTGGGCGAAAAAATGACGTACAAAGAGTTTGGTGAAAAAGTAAAAAGGTTAACCCGGGCCTTAAGTCAAATTGGGATTAAAAAAGGCGACCGGGTAGCAATTATGCTTCCCAACTCACCCCAGTTTGTAATGAGCTATTTTGCCATCTTATCTCTGGGCGGGATTGTCGTTCAGCTTAATCCCATGTACGTCGAGCGGGAAATTGAGTATTACTTAAACGACTCCGGTGCTGAAACAATTATTTTGTTAGACGGTTTATACTCGCGAGTTCAGGCGATAAAAGAAAATACCTCACTTAAAAATATTATTGTGGTTAATATTCCCCAACTTGGAACCTATTCCGGTGAGTTTGGCCCGGAAGTTTATCACTTTAACGATTTGGTGCTAAATAGTGAGCCGGATGTTCCGGAAGTAGCGGTAAGCCCCGATAATGTGGCAGTTTTGCAATATACGGGCGGGACGACCGGCGTTTCGAAGGGAGCAATGTTAACCCATAAAAATTTAGTAGCTAATGCTTACCAGGTGCGGGAATTTTCCCATCGCCTTTTTGTTCCCGGACAGGAGCGAATTTTAATTGCCTTACCTCTTTTCCATGTTTACGGCATGACCACAGGCATGAATTTAGCTACCTGCTTTGGTGGTACCATGATTTTAGTTCCCAAATTTGAGGCAGGCCTTATTTTAGAGCATATCGATCTTTACCGTCCTACCGCTTTTCCCGGTGCTCCTACCATGTATATTGCTTTACTGAACCATCCGGATCTTACCAGGTATGACTTAAAGTCCATCTACGTTTGCGTTAGCGGTTCCGCTCCTCTGCCGGTAGAGGTCCAGACAAAATTTGAAGAAATTACCGGAGCCATAGTGGTGGAAGGCTACGGTTTGTCAGAAGCTTCACCGGTAACCCACTTAAATCCAATTGGCGGTTTAAGAAAAATTGGTTCGATTGGCATACCTTATCCCGATACTCTTGCTAAAATCGTTGATTTAGAAACGGGGGAAGATTTACCGCCGGGAGAAATTGGCGAGCTGGTAGTAAAAGGGCCGCAGGTCATGAAAGGCTACTGGAACCGACCCGAAGAAACCGCCAGAGCTTTAAGAGATGGCTGGTTATACACCGGTGATATAGCCAAAATGGATGAAGATGGCTTT from Carboxydothermus pertinax includes the following:
- a CDS encoding hydroxymethylglutaryl-CoA synthase, whose protein sequence is MDVGIVSYGTYFPGLRITRSEYQKALGSCGANFSEKTVADFDEDSLTMGIAAARDALFEGINPEEISLLTWASTSPPYSEKLLAGSIAEMLGLKKNLFSAEYGQSTRAGGEAFLTAVSLVKGGFGQKALVIVADTPRANVKDPIEHGLAAGSAAFILGTENPLAVVDNFVALVQENLGERFRKAGSGEIKDIGVKTFTGEAYQKLITKAVTELLEKENLKPADYNYAVFHEIESRLPLKAGKKLGFTDEQMLPGLLYDNTGDTGAASPFLSLVAVLDRAKPGEKVIVATYGSGAGVIAFSLTVKKPANRVPVREKLASGKKYLNFIQYLRVKRYL
- a CDS encoding Zn-ribbon domain-containing OB-fold protein; translated protein: MGAHISIPMYQRAVKQRYRLVGLKCSNCGQIIFPPKAGCKSCGALDNFTEVQLSGRGKIYSYTVIAGAGAPPEFSEEAAYRGAYPVVLVELEEGPRIIAQLTEPVPAEIKIGMPVEMVLRQIYTEEDVIRYGYKFKVLEGEK
- a CDS encoding 3-hydroxyacyl-CoA dehydrogenase family protein encodes the protein MEVKKICVVGAGNMGHQISLAAALAGYQVTCTDINEEILNKAKKFVETYLPERVAKGKLTEEVANQAKANLTFTTSLEEACKDADFVIEAVIEKLDVKRELFKKLDELTPPHAILATNSSYIVSSKIADVTKRPEKVLNMHFFNPALVMKLVEVVKGPHVGDEAVEVTMDLARKMGKTPVLLQKEIYGFLVNRILAAIKAEAFYLYEIGIADYKDIDIAVELGLGHPMGPFRLMDLTGIDLTYYVEMEKYRETRDPNMKPSPTVVEKYVKGEWGRKVGKGFYDYTQEKK
- a CDS encoding enoyl-CoA hydratase-related protein; protein product: MEFEKIKLEITDGYAVLYLNNPPVNALGQKVLKDIQKALQEIEKNPEIRAVIISGEGSKVFCAGADITEFADRAKGILPEVEGSVLFRQIELFPKPVIAALNGSSYGGGTELAISCHLRILAAEASMALTEVKLGIIPGWGGTQRLPRLIGKTKALEVMLTGEPITAEEALKYGLVNKVVPKDQVLAEARALAAKLAKGAPIAMREILRAVTLGLDTTIEEGLKIEKEGSKIVFSSEDAVEGRTAFFEKRPPNFKGR
- a CDS encoding thiolase family protein; this encodes MTDAVIVGAVRTPIAKEKGALKDLPPEVYAAEVIKEVVKRSGLKDPLEVDEVIFGHCLGAVGCMGRVAWLKAGLPLEVPAITIDRQCGSGSTTVNLAASLIWGGVGELYLAGGVESMTRQPYLMERPTEAFQRTAPAWIPRRTLAPAEIGDPPMGITAENVAECWQISREEQDEFAYLSQKKAARALKEGRFKEQIVPITIPQKKGDPIIFDQDEHPRPNTTIEALAKLPPAFKPGGTVTAGNSSGINDGAAALLIASRQKAEKLGLKPMARIVGHAAAGVDPNIMGIGPVPAVKKVLAKTGLTLNDIDVIELNEAFASQSIAVCRELGIDWRDEEKFNPNGGAIALGHPIAASLAILVVKAVYELKRRQGRYALITACCGGGQGVATIIENIGD
- the acd gene encoding glutaryl-CoA dehydrogenase Acd, with product MNFDLTEDLLAIKRLAREFAEKEVKPTADADDKAHRFRRDLVRKMGELGFLGCIIPEQYGGNGLGYQAVAILCEEIARVHSSLRIIFAANTLGPGVTIYRYGTEEAKKKYLPGLVSGALIGCFAITEPNAGSDVASMTTKATRDGDYYILNGSKMWISLAPVADIALVYAYTDPSRRAKGMSAFIVDLNSEGITIEPIEEKLGNWASPVGAITFENVRIPGENLLGQEGQGFKICMQQLDDTRLASAAGAVGVAQACLDAAVEYANTREQFGQKVGQFQMIQDWIAQLVVEIEAARLLTYRAAFLKDKGVPSTRETSMAKLFAGETASKCADYALRIFSAYGYSEEYPVARYFRDAKYYQIVEGTSNIHKLILAQDALGYRKANRN
- a CDS encoding enoyl-CoA hydratase/isomerase family protein; amino-acid sequence: MSAQEILLEKKEGIATITLNRPEKMNAFTLEMIDRWVNFLQECQQDDAVKVIVLTGSGKAFCTGGDLELLEKTAKSTPLASKNFIWKHIQKIPLLLWEVIDKPVIAAINGMAVGAGLDMALMCDLRFAAESARFSEGYIKLGLVPGDGGAYFLPRLIGIAKALELLWTGDFIDAREAHQLGLVNRVYPDDKLLEETYKFAERLVKGPEVAIRMIKRAVYQGLGMDLRAALDLISSHFAIAQFTDDHREGLKAIKERRPPVFMTEDK
- a CDS encoding long-chain-fatty-acid--CoA ligase; the encoded protein is MAAENTAMPWLKHYVKGVRPHIDYPEKTLPELLWETIEKYPGIIATIFLGEKMTYKEFGEKVKRLTRALSQIGIKKGDRVAIMLPNSPQFVMSYFAILSLGGIVVQLNPMYVEREIEYYLNDSGAETIILLDGLYSRVQAIKENTSLKNIIVVNIPQLGTYSGEFGPEVYHFNDLVLNSEPDVPEVAVSPDNVAVLQYTGGTTGVSKGAMLTHKNLVANAYQVREFSHRLFVPGQERILIALPLFHVYGMTTGMNLATCFGGTMILVPKFEAGLILEHIDLYRPTAFPGAPTMYIALLNHPDLTRYDLKSIYVCVSGSAPLPVEVQTKFEEITGAIVVEGYGLSEASPVTHLNPIGGLRKIGSIGIPYPDTLAKIVDLETGEDLPPGEIGELVVKGPQVMKGYWNRPEETARALRDGWLYTGDIAKMDEDGFFYIVDRKKDMIIASGYNIYPREVEEVLYQHPKVKEAIVVGVPDAYRGETVKAYIVVKDGETLTEQEVIEFCNARLARYKVPRLVEFRSELPKTAVGKVLRRLLREEELKKQGSEKS